A segment of the Candidatus Fusobacterium pullicola genome:
GCTATTGTAAGAGCATTACTCTCACCAGGTATACCTATTAATAATCTATAAGTTGGAGATAGCGTATTTACATCAAATTCCATAGATGCAGTCTCTATTCCCTCCTCATTATATCCATGAGCTTTTACTTCACTGTAGTGAGTTGTGATAAAAGATTTACATTTTCTATCTCTTAAATAATCTATAACAGCCATAGCAAAAGCTGCTCCTTCAGCTGGGTCTGTTCCTGATCCTAACTCATCTAATAATACCAGTGAACTTCTATTTACACTTTCTAAAATCTCTTGTACATTCTTTAGATGTGCTGAGAATGATGAAAGAGATTGCTCTATACTCTGCTCATCTCCTATATCTGCATATACCCCTGTAAAGAAACCTATACTTGTATGCTCATGAGCTGGGATAGGTATTCCAGATAAAGCCATTAAAGTTAAAAGTCCTGCTGTTTTTAAAGCTACAGTTTTTCCTCCTGTATTTGGACCTGTGATAAGTAGAGTATTGTAATCTTTTCCTATTTCGAATGTCAATGGTACTATCTTATCAGCTGGTATAAATGGGTGTCTTGCTTCAACCAAACTCAACATCTCTCTATTATTTATATTTGGTATAACACAATTTTTCTCTATTCCATAAACAGCTCTAGCATTTAAAATATCAAGTGATAGTATTGCCTCTCCTACTGCATCTATATCTCCTCTATTATTTCTTACATGCTCAGTTATTCTAAGTAGTATCTTTCTTATCTCCTCTTTCTCTTTTAACTCTAACTCTCTCATCTTATTGTTTAAAGCTACTATTGATAGAGGTTCTATAAATACAGTTTGACCACTTGAAGATCTATCGTGCTCTATTCCCTTTATAAGTCCTTTAAAGTCAGCTTTTACAGGAACAACACTTCTACCATCTCTCTCAGTGATAATTCTCTCTTGAAACGCCTTAGCAAAACTTGGCTCATCAAATAACTCATCAAATTTTCTCTTTATATTCATTGAAAGAGTCTTCTTATGTAATCTTATATCTCTTAAATCTAAAGAGGCGTCATCTTTTATCTCTTTGTTATTATCTATAGCCTTATTTATGATATCTTCAATACTTCTCATAACTGATACATCATGATATCTATCTTTTAAATCTCTATATTTTCCAAGGTCTTCCAATCTTGTCTTAAAAAGTCTAAAAATTCTTAAGTTAAAGTTTATATCCCAAAGATCCTCTACATCTAAGTATGTTCCTATAAGTTGAGATTTTTCAGTCATCTTACAAATATCTTTCATTCCTGCAGTTTCAAAACCACCATCATATTTTATAAAATCTGTAAAATCTCTAAGTATATCTAATTCTCTATTCAATGAACTAAAATCTTTTAATGGAGATAGATTCATTATCTTATAGTGATTCTCTTCTATCACACTATAAGCTGATAATTCCTCTCTCAATTTATCAAATTCTAATACTTTATAACTATGTCCATTCATTTTTTTACTCCCTATATTGTTATTTCATTCACTTTTTATTATACCATAAATCTTTTATTTTCCTAACTTTATTCAAGAAAATTTAAAAAAAACTTGAAATTTGCTTGATTTAATGATACAATTATATGCATTGTGTATGTAAGTTATTTTAAGAAAGGAGAGAATCAGAATGCAAAGATGTGAAATTACAGGAGTAGGACTAATCAGCGGAAACCAAATTTCTCACTCACACAGATTAACTAGAAGAGTTTGGAAACCAAATTTACAAGTTACTTCTATCAATGTAAACGGAACTCCAGTTAAAGTAAAAGTTTGTTCAAGAACTTTAAAAACTTTAAAAGGACTTAACGATGTAGAAGTTATGAAGTTCTTAAAAGCTAACGCAGCTACTTTAAGTACTAGACTTCAAAAAGCTATGGCAAAATAGTTTTAAGTCGATAAAAAAGACAGCTTAATTCAAAGCATGTCTTTTTTTATTTTTTGTTCCCTTTCTATCTTTACTTATCTTATTTTTTCCTCACTTGACCTTAGAACAATTCTATAGTTTATACTATCTTTGAAATATATCAAAAATTTAAGGAGTTTTTATGGAGAATATAAGTTTTTTTGAAAAAACCCCACCTCTAAAGCTTTTTTTTAAAGCTGCTATACCAGGGTCAATAGGTATGCTCGCCTCTGCTATCTATCTTTTTTTAGATGGTGTTATTATTAGTCGACTTCTTGGTGAAATAGCCTTTGCTGCCTTTAATATGACCATTCCTATTGTTGTTCTCAATTTTGGTATCTCTGATTTGATAGGGATTGGGTCATCTGTAAGTATTGCTATTTTACTTGGAGAAAAAAGATTTGAGAAAGCTTCTAAACTTTTTTCTCTCTCTTGTTTTATCATATTTATATCTAGTACTCTCTCTGGAGTTATACTATTTTTCTTTGCACCAAATATCTTACATCTATTGGGAGCCACTGGGGAACTTGCAAGGCAATCTATAAAATATCTAAGAGTTTATGCTTTATTTTCACCGCTTACTACTTGTATATTTGCAGTAGATAACTATTTGAGAATCTGTGGAAAGATTAAATTTAGTATGTTTTTAAATATTTTTATGTCTTTTTTATGTATCTCCTTAGAGATTTTATTTCTTTATTTTTTTAAATTTGAATTGATAGGTGCTGCCCTTGCTAACTGTATAGCATTTTTCATATGTACACTTATAGCTTTTTCCCAATTTTTTAAAAATGATAGTAGTTTAAAATTTTGTAATTTTAAGATTGAGTATACTTATCTCAAATCAATATTTACAAATGGAATGCCTACATTTCTAAATAATGTAGCCAGTCGTATTACCAATATACTTTTTAACTACCTATTACTCTATCTTGGAGGGGTTTCAGCTGTCAGTATCTATGGGATATTGATGTGTATTGAAGCTTTTATCCTTCCAGTTCTGTATGGAATGTGTGATGCTCTACAACCAGCTCTTGGTTATAACTGGGGAGCTAAAAATTATTCTCGTGTTAAAGTTATTGAAAAATACTGTCTTATTGCAAGTGCTATCACCTCAATAGTTACAAGTTCTATCATCTTCCTATTTACTGAAGAGATTGCCTCTCTATTTATTCCACAAAGAGATGATACCTTTTCTTTAGCTACTCCTGCACTTATAATTTTTGCTACTACATATCTCACTAGATGGTTATCCTTTGCTATACAGAGTTTTATGTCTGCTATTGGAAAATTTCACTTAGCTACCTTTATCTCACTGTGTGTAACTTTTATCTTTCCAATACTATCTATCCCTCTTCTTTGGAGATTAAAACTAACAGGACTTTGGTGGAATTCATCTATAACCTCTATTTTAACTGGAATTTTATCACTCTTCCTTTTAAAAAAATTATTAAAAAGTTTTAAATTAAAAAATTAATCATTAAAATTTAATACAAAAACTTGACTTTTTAAAAATAATATTTTATAATCATTTCAATAAATATTTTCAAGGGGGAGAGAGTAATGTTTATGATGGTTTTAAGGAATATCAAAAAATTAAATAATTTTTCTAGTATATTCCTAAGTATAAATCTGTCTATCTAAACATTATTTTATATATTTTATTTTAATGTAATTTAGCACTGATTCCTTTAGGAGTTAGTGCTTTTTTTATAAAAATATCTGGAGGAAAAAATATGAAAAAATTTTTAAAACTTTTAACTTTTGGACTTTGTGCTTTTATGTTGATATCTTGTAATAAGAAAGAGAGTGAAAACACTCTAGCTAGTGAAAAAACTTATGTTATTGCAACTAATGCTGAATATCCACCTTTTGAGTATTTAGAAAATGATAAAATTGTGGGGCTAGATGCGGATATTATAAGCGAAATAGCTAAAAAAACTGGCATAAAATATGAGTGGAAAAATATGAATTTTGATGGTTTGATTCCAGCTTTACAAACTAAAAAAATCGATGTTGCCATAGCTGGAATGAGTATTACTCCTGAAAGAGCAAAGGCCGTTAACTTCTCTATCCCTTATCTTACTTCAAATGTAGCTATCATAGCTAATAAAAGTAAACCTATAAATGGAAAAGAGGATCTAATCAATAAAACCTATGGTGCTGAATTAGGTACAACTAAAGAGGCTGTAGCTAGAAAGATCGAGGGAGCTTCTGTTGTTCCTTTCTCTTCAAACACTGCTGCCCTTGTTGCTTTAAAAAGTGGAAAAATTGATGGTATTGTTGTAGATGAAAGTGTTGCCAATAGCTTCGTCCAAAAAAATCCTGACTTAATCCTTGTTACTTGTCTTGATGGAGAACCAAAAGCAATAGCTTTCAATAAAGATAGTGTTGCTCTAAAAGAAAAATTTGATAAAGCTTTAAAAGAGCTTTTAGATGATAGTACTATTACAAAATTAAGAGAAAAATATGGGGTGTAGGTTATGGAAAAACTCTCATTTACATCATATATAATAGATAAAGATATTAAAGAGGAGTTAAAAAAAGAGTTGGAAAGTTTTAAAAACATACTGATTATAGGTGGAGAAACCTCTCTAGCTTCTATTGATAAAAAACTTAAATATGCTCTCACTAACCAAACTTATACTATTGAACTTTATGGTAAAGAGTGCTCACATTTTAATGTTGAAAGAATTTTAGCAAAAAATCTTGATAAAAAATTTGATATCGTTGTTGGAATTGGGGGTGGAAAAGCCCTTGATACAGCAAAATTAGTAGCTTTTAAATTAGGGATAAACATTTTAACTATCCCTACAATAGCTGCTACCTGTGCTGCTACATCATCTCTTTCTGTAGTTTATAATCAAAATGGAGCTTTTACTGAGATTATAAATTTTTCAGCTCCTCCTTTAAAAACCTTTATTGATTTGGAGACTTTAAAAAATGCTCCTAAAAAATATATTTGGGCTGGAATGGGTGATACCTTAGCAAAATTCTATGAAGTTGATATCAAAAGTAGATGGTCTATCAATTCTAGAAAGGAACTAAGTTATCAAAGTACTCTAGGGAGAACTATTAGTACTCTTTGCAGAGAACTTATCCTTAAATATGGAGAGAATGCTTTCTACTCTTCTGATATTGGAGAGGAGTTTAAAAATGTAATTCTCGTTATAATTGTTAATACTGGTTATACTTCTAATTTAGTAGAGGAGTATCTAAATGGAGCTATTGCTCACTCTGTATGCTATGGCTTAGGAAATATACACTCTATTGAAAAAAATCATCTCCACGGTGAACTTGTGGCATATGGTATCTTAATTCAACTACTAGTTGAGGATAATTATTCAGAATATGAAAAACTTATTGATTTTTATAATAAATTGAAATATCCTACTAAATTAGAGGATTTTATAGAGATTAAAAATTTTAAAGGTATTGAAGATAAAATTATAGATATTATAATAAACTCTCCAGATATGCCAGATCTTTTTAAGATGGGCTTTGAATTGGATAGAGAAAAATTTAAATCTGCACTATACGGGAGGAAAGTATGAGAGAGATAATAGCTGATAAATTTAAAGTAAGAAATTATTCTATGGGAGATAAATTTAAAAAGAGTTTATCTAACTACTCTTTGATAAATTTAGGAATAGGAGATTTAGATATTCACACTGATAAAAAAATAGTTGAAAAAGCTATGAATGATGCTTTAAATGGATATACTCACTATACAGATCCCTATGGATATGTTGAACTTCGTGAAGAGATAGTAAATTATCATAAGAGTAGATTTAAAAATTATAACTTCTCTATAGAGGATACTTTTATCACAACTGGGGCTTGCCATGCTCTATACTTAGCTTTTAAAGCTATTCTTAATAAAGATGATGAGATTATTTTACTCGCTCCATATTTTCCCATATATGCTGATCAGATAAAACTTTCTGATGGTATTCCTGTAATTGTTGAAACAAAATTAGAAAATGAGTTTCAACTTATAAAAGAAGATATTGAAAAGGTTATAACAGATAGAACTAAAGCTATCGTAATAAATACTCCATCTAATCCAACTGGAGTTTGTTATAACGAGAAAAGTTTAAATATCATAAAAGAATTGGCAGAGAAATATGATCTTTTAGTTATATCTGATGATGTTTACGATTTTTATTCATATGAAAATAGTTTCACTCCAATATTTACTCTAGAGGGTATGGATAAAAGAACTTTATCTATTTGTAGTTTTTCAAAAGATTTTGCTATGACTGGGTGGAGAATAGGATATACTATATCAAAGGTTCCAAATCTTATTGAGACTATGGAGTATATTAATGAGAGTATTATATATAGTGCTCCTTCTGTGTCTCAAAGAGCTGCTCTTTATGCTCTAAAAGATTTTGATAGAATAAAGAAAGAGGTAGTTCCTATATTTAAAGAGAGAATTGAATACTCATATAATAGAATAAAAAATATTCCATATTTAAAAGCCTTTAAGTCACAAGGAGGAATATATCTATTTGTTAATATTGAGAAAACAAAACTTTCAACTCAAGAGTTTGTAGATTTAGTTTTTGATAAACTAAATATTATCCTATTAAGTGGTGAATCTTTTGGAGCTCCTAATTATATTAGAATAGCTTGTACTTTAGATATCTCTATATTAAAAGAGGCTTTTGATAGATTAGAAACTCTTAAATTTTAATTACCACTCTCTTATTCAAAATATAATTATTATAGCTCCTATTTTCATATGTCCCACTCCTTTTTTAGTTATTTTATCTAAAAAGAAAAAAGGCTGGAATTGTCTTCCAGCCCAGTTAACTAAAATTACTTTTCAATTCTTGTATAAGGAATTAAAGCGATATTTCTAGCTCTTTTTATAGCTTTAGCTATCTTTCTTTGTAACTTAGCGTTAGCTCCAGTTACTCTTGAAGGATTGATTTTTCCTTTATCAGATACGAATCTTTTTAAAAGATCTACGTTTTTATAATCAATTTCTTCAGCTTTAACTCTTAATTTAGCTCTTCTTCTTCTGAATTCTGCCATTTTTTTAACCTCCTCTTGATTTTTAACATTAACCGATTATTAGTCTTGTTTAACTATGATGTATCTTAATACTTCTTCTACGATGTTTAGTTTTAATTCAACATCTGATAATACAGTTCCGTCAATTTCAAAAGTAGTTAATACATAGAAACCAGTTTTCTTCTTATCAATTGGATAAGCTAATTTTCTTTCTCCCCATTTTTCGCTCTTTTGAATGTTAGCTCCTGCAGCAGTTAAAACTCCAGTTACTTTTTCAATTACAGCCTCTCTACCTTCTTCAAGTACAGTTGGGTTGATAATGAACATAATTTCGTATTTTTTCATTGTTTAACCTCCTCCCTATGGTTTTAGCCCAAAACACTATCGTTTTTGAGCAGGGTCGTTTTATATTTTATCATACTCTACTAAGAATTTCAAGTATTTTTTATCTTTTTCTTACCCAAGGTGGTAAATCTAAGTTAGTCTTCTCTGTTTCTTCTCTTGTTTCAGTTGCAGCTTTCTCATTTTTAGCTGTATCTATACTTATGAATGGCTCATTTTTTTCCTCTTCATTAGCAAAGTTATTAGCTATAATTGTAACTTGAACTCTATCTCCAAATTCTGGTTCAATAACAAGTCCAAACATTACGTCATCAGCTGTTTTTCCAGCTGCATCTCTTACCATATCAGAGATAGTTTGAGCTTCCATAAGTGTAATATCTGGTGCCCCTGTAATATTGATAAGTATCTTACTAGCACCAAGGATAGATTTCTCTAATAGTGGAGATAATAATGCTTTTTCTGTTGCTTTTATAGCTCTGTTTTCTCCTTCTCCCTCTCCAAATCCTAATACTGCTATTCCAGAGTTTAACATCGTTGCTTTAATATCAGCAAAGTCTAGGTTGATAAGTCCGTTTCCGATCATTAGATCTGCTACACCTCTTATACCTATCTTTAAAATATTATTTGCTTCTTTAAAAGCATTTTGTAATGTTATTGTCTTATCTGGTAATTCAAATAGTTTATCATTTGGTATAATTACTAAAGCATCTACTGCTTTTTTCAGATTCTCTATACCTATATCTGCATTATTTTTTCTCTTTCTTCCTTCAAAAGAGAAAGGTCTTGTTACAACAGCAACTGTTAATACTCCTAATTCCTTTGCTACTCTTGCAATTACTGGAGCTGAACCTGTTCCTGTTCCTCCACCCATACCTGCTGTAATGAATAACATATCTGTATCTTCTAGTAGATTTTTTATCTTCTCTACATCCTCTTCAGCTGCCTGTCTTCCTATCTCTGGATCTGCTCCAGCTCCAAGTCCTCTTGTCAGTTTTTCCCCTAGTTGAATTCTTACATCCGCTAATGACTTCCCTAAATCTTGAGCATCTGTATTAGCTGCTATATACTCTACTCCTCCTACACCAGAAGCTATCATATCGTTTATAGCATTTCCTCCTGCTCCTCCTGCTCCTAATACTTTTATTTTAACTAAATCTTGATCAAGTAACATCTTTTTCGCCCCTCCCTCTCTTAAATAAAGTTAGAAAACCAATTTTTTATAGCTTTCACCACTCCATTTGTTTTTTCTACTTTCTCTTCTTCTACTATTTCTTCTTCTAACATTTTAGTTAAATCTTCTTCTACATTTATTGGTGGAACAATTTTTTCATTTTTTACTTGTATTTCTTGATGAGTATAGCTACCTGTTCTCATCTTTCTATCCTCTTCTTCCATCACTTCATAAAAAAGTCCAATTACTGTTGCCATATTTGTAGTAACTTCTTCCAATCCACTGAACTCACTCGGTAGTACCCTTCTTGCAACATATCCAGTTTTTTTATTTATCTTTTCTAGTAACTTTTCTGTATTTATTATTTTATCAGAGATTACTCCCCCTGTTAAAACCAAACCTTTTCCTAAATATCCATTAAATCCAGATTTCTCTATAGTAGTATCTATATAATCAATTATCTCCTCAACCCTTGCATTTATAAAATCTTCCAATTCAAGAGCCGCTATATGCTTTCCATCTCCATAATATATATATCCATCTGGTGATATATCTCTATCTCTATACTTATTTAAAATTTCAATTGCATCTTCATCATCTGTAAGCTTTAAAATATATACTAAATCACTTTTAAAATGCATTCCACCTAACGGAATAGTTTTTGTATAAATTAATTTATCATTTTTATAAAGAATGATGTCTGTACTTCCCTCTCCAATATCAGCAAGGGCTACTCCCATTCTTTTATCCTCTTCACCTAATGTAGACTTTGCTGAAGCATAGGCATTTAAAACTATATTCTCTACATCTATACCAATTCTATTTATAATCTCTACTAATTTAGCTACTCTCTTCTTATCTGTATAAATTAGGTGAACATCACCTTGTAGCTTACTTCCTAATATTCCCATTGGATTTTTTATAATTCCTGAATTATCTACCTTTATATTGTATATTTCTGTCTTAATTATTTGCTCGTCTTGAGAAAGAACCTTTTTTTCTGCTTCTACTAATAAAGCTTTCATTTGCTCTTCTGTTACTTCTGTTTCAGAAAAATTATACTCTATATTTGTTGTTCTAGATTTGATTCCATCTCCACTTATTCCTATAGTTACTGCTTCTATCTCTTGATCTGTAGCCATTCTTAGTTTTTCAACAACATTATTTATTGATTTAGATAATGCTTCTCCATCTCTAATCTCATTTTTTATCATTCCATAACTTGGACCCTCTATATATTTTAAGACCCTTAATACTTCTCCATTTGAAGAAAGTTCTCCAGTGATGGCTTTTATTTTTCCATTACCTATATCTATTACAGTTTTTACAATTTTATCTCTATTTATCATCACTTTTCTTCTCCTCCAAATTTTTAACTATAAAGTCATTAAATCTTATATCTATATACTCAATTTTTTTTATTTTAGCAAGCTCATTATATAATGTTTCTAAAACTTTATACTTCTCATCCTCTACTTCTAAATTTGTTTTTATAATAGTACCATCTAATAGTACTATCTCTATACAACTATAATCCCTTATATAGATTTGAGATATCAGCACTTTTAATAACGTTTCATCTAATCTTTTGCTCAATTCCAAAAGCTTTTCAATATCATCAAAATCTTTTACTACTAAGAAATAGGTATCTTTTTCCTGTTGCTCCTTCAAATAACCAAATATATCCCCATTACTATCAATCAAAAAAACTCTATCTTTGGTTTGAAGATAATAAGCTACCTCTTTAACCTTTACATCTATCTCTATTTTTCCTAAACTTAAAACTTTTATTTTTACATCTTCTATTCTAACATCTTTTTTCAAATATTTTTCTAAACTTTCTAAATCAATAGTCCATATGTTACTATTATAAATTATTTTTGTCATTTCTGTCAATTCACTTGACAATATTTTTGAATTACTTTCTACTTTAATTTCTTTTATTTTAAAAAAATCTAAAGTTAAAAATTTACAAGGAATTAAATATAACATCCAACTAAATAAAAATATAAATACTAGTCTTATTGTAAATTTCAAAAGAAAACTCTCCTTACTTTTTAAACGTATCTACCATTATTTTAACTAAGTCATCAAAAGTATAACCCTTTAGTGTTCCTAAATCTGGAACTAAGCTAGTTTTTGTCATACCTGGACATGTATTTACCTCTAAGAAATATACCTCTCCATCTTTTAGCATAAAGTCACTTCTTGATATACCTTTAAGTCCAATAGTTTTATGAATTTTTACTGCATTTTCCATAGCCTTATCATAAGCTTTTTTATCTATCTTAGCTGGGTACTCATGTATAGATCCACCAACTGCATATTTAGACTCATAGTCATAAAACTTATTCTTAGGAATAATTCTCAATACTCCTAATCCTTCACCATTAATTACTCCAACTGTTAACTCCTCTCCCTGTATCATCTCTTCAATAAGAGGTTTTCTTCCCTCTAAAAAAGCTTTTACAGCTTCTCTTACCTCTTCCTTTGAATGACAAAAATATATTCCTACACTTGAACCATCTCTTGATGGTTTTACTATTACTGGAAACTCTTCAATCTCTTCAATAGAATTATACGTTTTGGGAGTCTTTATTCCTACAGATTCAGCTATAGCCTTAGTATAAGCTTTATCCATAGTTACTGCACTTTCCATAGCTCCAGACCCAGTATATGGTTTTCCTAACATATCTAATAAACCTTGGAAAGTTCCATTCTCTCCATATCCTCCATGTAATGCTATATAAGCTAAATCATACTCGTTTTCTGTGAAAGCTGTTATAAGATTTTTCTCAGTTACATCTACTCCATAAGCATCATATCCTTGAGCTTGTAAACTTTCTAAAACGGCAGTTCCACTTCTTAAAGATACCTCTCTTTCAGAAGATATCCCTCCCATAAATACCGCTATTTTCATTTTCCACCTCTATAATACTCTATTATTTTTTAATATTATTATTTCCTCTTCAAGTTGAACGTCATATAACTCTTTTATCTTAGATTTTACTAAAGTTAAAATATTAGAGATATCTTCAAATGTTGCATCTCCATGATTTACTATAAAATTTGGGTGTTTTGGAGATATCTCAGCACCACCAACTCTAGTTCCCTTAAGTCCAGCTTCTGATATCAGTCTAGCTGAAAAATCTCCTGCTGGATTTTTAAATGTACTTCCTAAATTTGGTTTGTCTAATGGTTGCTTACTCTCTCTTAAAGCTTGAATCTCTATAACTTTTTGTAAATCAAATCCTCTTTTAAATTCAAATGTTGCACTTATGATTACCCATTTTTTCTCCTGTATCTCTGTACTTCTATAAGAAAACTTGATATCTTCCTTTTTCAACGTTCTTATTTGATGATTTTCATCAAATATCTCTATCTCTTTTATACAATCAAAAATCTCACTTCCATAGGCTCCTCCATTCATATAGACAAGCCCTCCTACACTTCCTGGGATTCCAGCTAAGTTCTCTAAGCCAGAATAATTGTTTCTATTCATAAAAGCTGTTAATTTATTAAAATCCAATCCTGCTCCAACTTTTACAATACCTTCACTTAGCTCCTCAACCTTATTTAATTCCTTTAAAGATACGAAAGTTATATCTAAATCTCCTTCATCTATTAGAGTATTTGTTCCATTTCCTATTAAAAATATATTATCGTACTTTTCAAATATCTCTTTTAATTCATTTTTATCCTCAACTATTATAAATCTTTTTGCCACTCCTCCAATTTTCATATTAGAGTGATTTTTCATATTGTGATTTTCAAGTGTTCTCATTATCTATATTTCCCTTCTAATTTTTCTGCAACTCTATGGGCAATCTTCGATATATCTCCAGCTCCCATAAACATAAATACTCTATTCCCCTCAAAATTCATCAACATCTCATCTATATTTTGTGGATTTTTCTCAATAACCACTTTAGGATTAGCAATTACACTTTGTAGATCCTTTATTGTTACTCCAAAATTATCCTTTTCTCCAGCACTATATATAGGTAAAAGTATAACTTCATCTGCTAGATCAAAGGCATTTTTAAAGTTATCTAATAGAAACTTGACTCTACTATAACGATGTGGTTGAAAAATAACAGTTATTCCACTATTTTCTATTGATCTAGCTCCTTGTAAAGTAGCCTTTATCTCTGTAGGATGATGGGCATAGTCATCAATTACCTTTATCCCATTTCCACTGTATAATATCTCATATCTTCTTTTAGAACCTCTAAACTTTTCAAAGGCTCTCTCTATATCCTTCTCCTCTAGTCCAAACTCAAGTGCTAAATAGATAACTGGAAGAGAGTTTAAAATATTGTGCTCTCCAGGAATATAAAGAGTAAATCTTCCTACCTTCTCACCTTTTATCATTACATCATAACTTGTTTTTCCAGCTTCTATTACAATATTATCAGCAAATATATCAGCTGTTCTGTCTTTTATACTATATCTAGTTATCTTTTTATCCTCTTTAGTTGCTGCTAATCCTCTTAAGATTTCACAGTCAGAACATATAAATACCTCTTCAGAAGTTTGATCTATAAACTTAGAAAAAGATTTAATTATATTTTCTAGTGAACCATGATTTTCTAAATGATCAGCCTCTATATTTGTTATTATTGAATACTTTGGATTCATATATAAGAAAGAATTATCACTCTCATCAGCTTCAGCTATAAAAAAGCTTGATTTTCCTGGTTTTGCATTTGAACCTATCTCAGGTAAGATTCCTCCTACAACAATAGTTGGATCTAATGGTAACATTACAGATGCTGCCATTGAACTTGTTGTTGTTTTTCCATGAGTTCCTGCTACTGCTATTCCACTCTCTTCATTTAAAAGCATAGCCAGTAACTCTCCTCTTTTAACAACTTTTATACCATTTTCTAAAGCGCATATATACTCTGGGTTCTCTTTCTTTATAGCACTTGAAGCTATAATCATATCAAAATTTTTACCCTCTAAATTCTTTTCTGAGTGTTCATTATGAACTGCTATTCCTATACTCTCTAACTCATCAGTTACATAAGAACGGCTTAAGTCACTTCCCTCTACTTCATAACCCTTGCACTTCATAATTTTTGCAAGTCCACTCATTCCTATCCCATTTATTCCTATAAAATATATCTTTTTCAACTTATTTCCTCCAAATATCAAGAGATTCTATTATCTTTTCAGCTGCATTTTCCTGCTTTAAGTTTCTAATATTTATCTTCATAATATCCAACTCATTTTTATTTTCCAATAATTCAAAAGCCTTCTCTATAGCAAGATTTGCCTCTGAATTTTTATACATCAAGGCTGCCCCTACATCTTTTAAAAGCTTTCCATTTGCATACTGTCCAACTTTTATAGAATTATAAGGT
Coding sequences within it:
- the murB gene encoding UDP-N-acetylmuramate dehydrogenase — its product is MRTLENHNMKNHSNMKIGGVAKRFIIVEDKNELKEIFEKYDNIFLIGNGTNTLIDEGDLDITFVSLKELNKVEELSEGIVKVGAGLDFNKLTAFMNRNNYSGLENLAGIPGSVGGLVYMNGGAYGSEIFDCIKEIEIFDENHQIRTLKKEDIKFSYRSTEIQEKKWVIISATFEFKRGFDLQKVIEIQALRESKQPLDKPNLGSTFKNPAGDFSARLISEAGLKGTRVGGAEISPKHPNFIVNHGDATFEDISNILTLVKSKIKELYDVQLEEEIIILKNNRVL
- the murC gene encoding UDP-N-acetylmuramate--L-alanine ligase, whose protein sequence is MKKIYFIGINGIGMSGLAKIMKCKGYEVEGSDLSRSYVTDELESIGIAVHNEHSEKNLEGKNFDMIIASSAIKKENPEYICALENGIKVVKRGELLAMLLNEESGIAVAGTHGKTTTSSMAASVMLPLDPTIVVGGILPEIGSNAKPGKSSFFIAEADESDNSFLYMNPKYSIITNIEADHLENHGSLENIIKSFSKFIDQTSEEVFICSDCEILRGLAATKEDKKITRYSIKDRTADIFADNIVIEAGKTSYDVMIKGEKVGRFTLYIPGEHNILNSLPVIYLALEFGLEEKDIERAFEKFRGSKRRYEILYSGNGIKVIDDYAHHPTEIKATLQGARSIENSGITVIFQPHRYSRVKFLLDNFKNAFDLADEVILLPIYSAGEKDNFGVTIKDLQSVIANPKVVIEKNPQNIDEMLMNFEGNRVFMFMGAGDISKIAHRVAEKLEGKYR